A part of Rhipicephalus microplus isolate Deutch F79 chromosome 8, USDA_Rmic, whole genome shotgun sequence genomic DNA contains:
- the LOC142769299 gene encoding TNF receptor-associated factor 3-like isoform X1, translated as MQRYSVSGFSHELGFRPFHFAEPIPAVRICAVCGLLPQTTTSLQCRHVLCKTCYSQCLVNGICECPLDGDKFLVKHAEWKIFPMKNLLRHKVKCWNEGNGCDAVVTTSDMLKHFGEECVHHTTHCPSCSALLLRTNLCAHRRSNCSTHALPNHAQPLEPWRNSVQEPMITALETTLSECVGELKAGIEQLLQGHVTHSERLDEVSHILNALRETGVQMSEKQEQEITVVKNTAFKEVKKGLLKQDEKFDEFSRRLGVLGADVKNTANATQRSLEKLEQSHAEFRRHSTKDDNQLQRVSDIVSSFEGILDEALERATKAIVQKCKTNAELFAPPKVKEMECGKKALCENETMLLAKNTLSITLHAFCVKEIKAFKEKATSTGLASDTCEPIYVCGYHITFLLYMKKRENTVSVHAGLQLHKGVVDEFLQWPFLHKVKHTYMHPSSDKHLQVLNVTPFNLEHCGRPTKSRNAEFYWNHFVRLEDLEREGYIEADQLSLKYELLPSSK; from the exons ATGCAGCGATACAGTGTTTCCGGATTTTCCCACGAACTGGGCTTCAGGCCTTTTCACTTCGCTGAGCCCATTCCGGCCGTCAGAATATGCGCTGTCTGTGGGTTGCTGCCACAAACGACCACTTCACTGCAATGTCGACATGTGCTCTGCAAAACTTGCTACTCGCAGTGCTTGGTCAACGGAATCtgcgaatgtccactggatggggATAAATTTCTCGTAAAACATGCTGAATGGAAAATTTTCCCCATGAAGAATCTGCTGAGGCACAAG GTAAAATGTTGGAACGAGGGCAACGGTTGCGACGCCGTCGTGACTACTTCAGACATGCTGAAGCATTTTGGTGAGGAATGCGTGCATCACACTACGCATTGTCCGAGCTGCTCAGCGCTTCTTCTGAGGACAAATCTGTGTGCGCATCGAAGAAGTAACTGCAGCACGCATGCATTACCCAATCACGCCCAACCTCTGGAGCCGTGGAGGAATTCAGTTCAGGAACCGATGATCACCGCTTTGGAGACGACGTTGAGTGAATGCGTCGGTGAACTGAAAGCTGGAATTGAACAGCTTTTACAAGGGCACGTGACCCACAGCGAGAGATTGGATGAGGTCTCGCACATTTTAAATGCGCTTAGAGAGACAGGGGTGCAGATGTCAGAAAAGCAAGAACAGGAAATAActgtggtgaaaaacactgcgtttAAAGAAGTGAAGAAAGGCTTGCTTAAACAAGATGAAAAGTTTGACGAATTTTCACGAAGATTAGGTGTTTTAGGTGCAGATGTCAAAAATACAGCTAACGCCACGCAACGATCTCTGGAGAAGCTGGAGCAGAGCCACGCTGAATTTAGGCGACATTCTACAAAAGACGACAACCAGCTTCAGAGAGTCTCAGACATTGTGAGCTCATTTGAGGGTATTCTCGATGAAGCACTGGAGCGTGCAACAAAAGCCATCGTACAAAAGTGCAAAACAAATGCTGAGCTTTTTGCTCCACCAAAGGTGAAAGAGATGGAATGTGGCAAAAAGGCATTGTGTGAGAATGAGACTATGCTCCTAGCGAAAAACACATTAAGCATTACACtgcatgcattttgtgtaaaagAAATCAAGGCTTTTAAAGAAAAAGCGACATCAACAGGTTTAGCGAGTGACACATGTGAGCCCATATACGTTTGTGGCTATCACATTACGTTTTTATTGTATATGAAGAAACGTGAGAACACCGTTTCAGTGCACGCAGGATTACAGCTGCATAAAGGCGTGGTGGATGAATTCTTACAGTGGCCGTTCTTACACAAAGTGAAGCACACATATATGCATCCATCTTCAGACAAACACCTTCAGGTTTTAAATGTCACTCCTTTTAATCTCGAACATTGTGGCAGGCCGACAAAATCAAGGAATGCAGAATTTTATTGGAACCATTTCGTACGCCTGGAGGATCTGGAACGTGAGGGTTACATTGAGGCTGATCAACTCAGCCTAAAATACGAGCTTCTGCCTTCGTCAAAATAA